In Arthrobacter alpinus, a single window of DNA contains:
- a CDS encoding ATP-binding cassette domain-containing protein, with protein sequence MTNTQGNPSGVGGQGESILTVSNLDVEYPLKGFRRKPFRALTDINIHIKQGETLGLVGESGSGKTTLGRAILGLAPISKGKVVFEGNDITVAGRKQRRSLGRDLQVVFQDPYTSLNPSLEIGNILAEPLGVQGKSPAEARKRVKELLDQVGLPSDAISRLPREFSGGQRQRIAIARALALSPKLIVCDEPVSALDLSTQAVVLDLFLQIQRDTGVSYLFVSHDLDVVRHISHRVAVMYHGEIVEQGTSEQITRAPEHPYTQRLLLASPVPDPDRQAKRRNDRHELLAAQRLEAAASVPA encoded by the coding sequence GTGACAAACACCCAAGGCAACCCGTCCGGCGTCGGAGGTCAGGGAGAAAGCATCCTGACCGTGTCGAACCTCGACGTGGAATACCCGCTCAAAGGATTCCGCCGCAAACCCTTCCGTGCCCTGACGGACATCAACATCCACATCAAGCAGGGGGAAACCCTGGGGCTGGTGGGGGAGTCAGGCTCCGGCAAGACCACGTTGGGCCGGGCCATTCTGGGGCTCGCGCCGATCAGCAAGGGCAAGGTGGTCTTCGAAGGCAACGACATCACCGTGGCCGGTCGCAAGCAGCGCCGTTCATTGGGCCGGGATCTGCAGGTGGTCTTCCAAGATCCCTACACGTCCTTGAATCCTTCCTTGGAGATCGGCAACATCCTCGCCGAGCCGCTCGGAGTTCAAGGGAAGTCTCCTGCGGAAGCTCGGAAACGAGTTAAGGAACTGCTGGATCAGGTTGGCTTGCCCTCGGACGCCATCAGCCGGCTGCCGCGCGAATTCAGTGGCGGACAGCGTCAGCGTATCGCCATTGCACGAGCCCTGGCGCTCTCGCCCAAGCTCATTGTTTGCGATGAACCGGTCAGTGCCCTGGACCTCTCAACCCAGGCCGTGGTGCTGGATCTGTTCCTGCAGATTCAGCGCGACACCGGCGTGTCATATCTGTTCGTCTCCCACGATCTTGATGTGGTGCGCCACATCAGCCACCGGGTCGCTGTCATGTATCACGGCGAGATCGTGGAACAAGGCACCTCCGAGCAAATCACGCGGGCTCCGGAGCACCCGTACACGCAGCGGCTCCTGCTCGCCTCACCCGTGCCGGACCCCGACCGCCAAGCAAAGCGCCGCAATGACCGGCACGAGCTGCTGGCAGCACAGCGGCTCGAAGCCGCAGCATCCGTGCCGGCCTAG
- a CDS encoding sugar phosphate isomerase/epimerase family protein produces MAKIGVQAMMLKDSFAEVGAFETLRKVSDLGYNAVEISQVPMDEKNVSELEKAQTELGMDVASLSVMMEKPVGRPGESLKEDFDKIVNDAKRLDTNLVRIGMLPFGAMTSIDAVVDFAKETNGYAERLAEHGISLYYHNHHIEFAKFDGKYMLDIINENSPAMGLEIDVHWVQRGGLDPVRTLEKYAGRTAMVHLKDYRIGMMPESALGYLESGDFVNFMTEFKNVVQFAEVGEGNLDFPSIIPAAEAAGAQYMLVEQDELYGRTVWEVLETSHRNLTTMGFGDRF; encoded by the coding sequence GTGGCAAAAATCGGTGTACAGGCAATGATGCTCAAGGACAGCTTTGCGGAAGTAGGCGCCTTTGAAACGCTCCGCAAGGTTAGCGACCTGGGCTACAACGCCGTCGAGATTTCCCAGGTTCCGATGGACGAAAAAAACGTCTCCGAGCTGGAAAAGGCGCAGACCGAGCTGGGCATGGACGTGGCGTCGCTGTCGGTCATGATGGAAAAGCCCGTGGGCCGCCCAGGGGAATCCCTCAAGGAAGACTTCGACAAGATCGTCAACGACGCCAAGCGTCTTGACACAAACCTCGTGCGAATTGGCATGCTGCCATTCGGAGCAATGACCTCGATCGACGCCGTCGTTGACTTTGCGAAGGAAACCAACGGCTACGCCGAACGCCTCGCAGAGCACGGCATCAGCCTGTACTACCACAATCACCACATTGAGTTCGCGAAGTTTGATGGCAAGTACATGCTGGACATCATCAACGAAAACTCACCGGCCATGGGCCTGGAAATCGATGTCCACTGGGTACAGCGCGGCGGACTTGACCCCGTGCGAACCCTCGAGAAGTATGCCGGTCGCACCGCCATGGTTCACCTGAAGGACTACCGGATCGGCATGATGCCGGAGTCGGCCCTTGGCTACCTGGAATCCGGTGACTTCGTCAATTTCATGACCGAGTTCAAGAACGTTGTTCAGTTTGCGGAGGTAGGGGAGGGCAACCTCGATTTCCCCTCCATCATTCCTGCCGCAGAAGCCGCAGGCGCCCAGTACATGTTGGTGGAGCAGGACGAACTGTACGGCCGCACCGTGTGGGAGGTTCTGGAAACCTCTCACCGCAACCTGACCACGATGGGCTTCGGCGATCGATTCTGA